The Streptomyces sp. CC0208 genome window below encodes:
- a CDS encoding alpha/beta hydrolase, with product MINRRTFSKAVGLGTGAAAVSLAGLQTNAAATTATTALDEPGGGPTPAVPSITPGTHTEFGTLKHVKAGVLDIGYAEVGPQHGPVVVLLHGWPYDIHSFVDVAPLLADLGYRVLVPYLRGHGSTRFLSRHTPRTAEQSAIALDIIAFMDALKIEKAVLAGFDWGSRTADIIAALWPERVKSLVSTSGYLITDRKMQLEPAAAGVEHNWWYQWYFATDRGVKAMENVDERIALCRYVWTLVSPNWNFSDATFARTADAFRNPDYAAIVLYNYRWRISLIDGDRRYDRYEKQLAAQPSIGVPTVTLDAALDPFTAPGDGSGYRSHFTGPYLHRTIANIGHNLPQEAPTVFAQAVVDADRL from the coding sequence ATGATCAACAGGCGTACCTTCAGCAAGGCCGTCGGCCTGGGCACCGGCGCGGCCGCGGTCTCGCTGGCAGGCCTGCAAACCAACGCTGCCGCCACGACCGCCACGACCGCCTTGGACGAGCCGGGCGGCGGCCCCACGCCCGCGGTGCCCAGCATCACCCCCGGCACCCACACCGAGTTCGGCACGCTCAAGCACGTCAAGGCGGGTGTCCTGGACATCGGTTACGCCGAGGTCGGCCCCCAGCACGGCCCGGTCGTCGTCCTCCTGCACGGCTGGCCGTACGACATCCACAGCTTCGTCGACGTCGCCCCGCTCCTGGCCGACCTGGGCTACCGCGTCCTCGTCCCGTACCTGCGCGGCCACGGCAGCACCCGCTTCCTGTCCCGCCACACCCCGCGCACCGCCGAGCAGTCCGCGATCGCGTTGGACATCATCGCCTTCATGGACGCCCTGAAGATCGAGAAGGCCGTCCTCGCCGGTTTCGACTGGGGCTCGCGCACCGCCGACATCATCGCCGCCCTGTGGCCCGAGCGCGTCAAGTCCCTTGTGTCCACCAGCGGTTACCTCATCACCGACCGCAAGATGCAGCTGGAGCCCGCCGCTGCGGGCGTGGAACACAACTGGTGGTACCAGTGGTACTTCGCCACCGACCGCGGCGTGAAGGCCATGGAGAACGTCGACGAGCGCATCGCGCTGTGCCGCTACGTGTGGACCCTCGTCTCCCCCAACTGGAACTTCTCCGACGCCACCTTCGCGCGCACGGCCGATGCCTTCAGGAACCCCGACTACGCCGCGATCGTCCTCTACAACTACCGCTGGCGCATCAGCCTGATCGACGGCGACCGGCGCTACGACCGTTACGAGAAGCAGTTGGCCGCACAGCCCTCCATCGGGGTCCCCACCGTCACCCTCGACGCCGCCCTCGACCCGTTCACCGCACCGGGCGACGGGTCCGGTTACCGCAGCCACTTCACCGGGCCCTACCTGCACCGGACGATCGCGAACATCGGTCACAACCTGCCACAGGAAGCACCCACCGTCTTCGCCCAGGCCGTGGTCGACGCCGACCGCCTCTGA
- a CDS encoding MDR family MFS transporter, with the protein MTKADNSSSPRAGGVAAAMSALVLAVLLAALDQTIVSTALPRIAEDLNGFDDIAWVSAAYLLASTAVTPLWGKLGDMFGRRPLYLASTSVFLIASVACGLAQNLAELVGARVLQGVGGGGMIVLTFALVGDIVAPSERGRYQGMFGSVYGVASIVGPLLGGVFTDQLSWRWAFLINLPVGIVALAIAARALPAATRGTRARVDYLGATVLAALATGLVLVTSFGERWGWGSPAIVGLIAATIVLAVLLVPVERHAAAPVLPPAMFASRTVVFSSLIAFFANAAMFSVLVYLPTYLQIVHGVSATLSGVHMLPLVAGLVVSQSLAGRWAAQVGRLRTILLAGLVANLAGLLLLGTIGAATNALVLSVYFLITGVGIGMVPMVVLTTVQNSVPAADLGAASAVVTFARSIGAAFGVAVFGTLLNTGFADRTSGLPTAGGFDAARPDTIGRLPGALRDSALDAFAHATAGGYLWIAPALAVGVLLALFLKPALRTGETAALDHSDPAPAKDSVQAAA; encoded by the coding sequence ATGACGAAGGCAGACAACTCCTCCTCACCCAGGGCGGGTGGTGTCGCCGCCGCGATGAGCGCGCTGGTCCTGGCGGTCCTGCTCGCGGCCCTGGACCAGACGATCGTCTCGACCGCGTTGCCCCGGATAGCCGAGGACCTCAACGGTTTCGACGACATCGCATGGGTCAGCGCCGCCTACCTCCTCGCGTCGACCGCGGTCACACCTCTGTGGGGCAAGCTGGGCGACATGTTCGGCCGCAGGCCGCTGTATCTGGCCTCGACCTCGGTCTTCCTGATCGCCTCCGTGGCCTGCGGCCTGGCACAGAACCTGGCCGAACTGGTCGGCGCCCGTGTGCTGCAGGGTGTGGGCGGCGGCGGCATGATCGTGCTGACCTTCGCCCTCGTCGGCGACATCGTCGCCCCGAGTGAACGTGGCCGCTACCAGGGCATGTTCGGCTCGGTCTACGGTGTCGCCAGCATCGTCGGCCCCCTGCTGGGCGGCGTCTTCACCGATCAACTGTCCTGGCGCTGGGCCTTCCTGATCAACCTGCCGGTCGGCATCGTCGCCCTGGCCATCGCCGCCCGGGCGCTGCCCGCCGCCACTCGGGGTACCCGGGCCCGCGTCGACTACCTCGGCGCCACCGTGCTGGCCGCCCTCGCCACCGGCCTGGTGCTCGTCACCTCCTTCGGGGAGCGCTGGGGCTGGGGCTCGCCGGCCATCGTCGGTCTGATCGCCGCCACCATCGTGCTGGCCGTGCTGCTGGTGCCGGTGGAGCGTCACGCCGCCGCCCCGGTCCTGCCGCCGGCCATGTTCGCCTCCCGGACCGTGGTGTTCTCCTCGCTGATCGCCTTCTTCGCCAACGCCGCGATGTTCTCCGTGCTGGTCTACCTGCCGACCTACCTCCAGATCGTCCACGGAGTCTCGGCCACTCTCTCCGGCGTTCACATGCTGCCTCTGGTCGCCGGTCTGGTCGTCAGCCAGTCCCTGGCCGGACGCTGGGCCGCACAAGTCGGTCGGCTGCGGACGATCCTCCTGGCGGGCCTGGTCGCCAACCTTGCCGGGCTGCTCCTGCTGGGCACCATCGGCGCGGCCACCAACGCCCTCGTACTGAGCGTCTACTTCCTGATCACCGGTGTCGGCATCGGCATGGTGCCCATGGTCGTGCTGACCACCGTCCAGAACAGCGTGCCCGCCGCCGACCTCGGCGCCGCCAGCGCCGTCGTCACCTTCGCCCGCTCCATCGGCGCCGCCTTCGGGGTCGCCGTTTTCGGCACCCTCCTCAACACCGGCTTCGCCGACCGCACAAGCGGCCTGCCGACCGCCGGCGGCTTCGACGCAGCCCGTCCCGACACCATCGGCCGGCTGCCAGGTGCCCTGCGTGACTCCGCACTGGACGCCTTCGCCCACGCCACGGCCGGCGGCTATCTCTGGATCGCGCCCGCCCTCGCCGTCGGGGTTCTCCTCGCCCTGTTCCTGAAGCCGGCACTCAGGACCGGCGAGACCGCCGCCCTTGACCACTCGGACCCCGCGCCTGCCAAGGATTCCGTCCAGGCCGCCGCCTGA
- a CDS encoding GNAT family N-acetyltransferase codes for MSNLTAAIESVSQLTTGWRAMVLDRDEQADVRDLPGLAVRWADCRFAFWNAVTLTETGTDATLLEKRLRQAADIMGSKRQPGFLWLFEDLLADDARAALEEAAERAGLAYAFPGTGMAGDLLPIPEPHHPDLTFERVTTDEHLLAYADLNSRAYGFPLEDGRDGLAGSALWKQEVYAYLALRDGTPVACAATVEAQGRLFVVLVATDPGWQRRGYGEAVTRKALYEGARATGLTRATLHATAAGAPVYPRIGFEPNSPMRFYALKG; via the coding sequence GTGAGCAACCTGACCGCCGCGATCGAATCCGTGTCCCAGCTGACCACCGGCTGGCGTGCCATGGTGCTCGACCGGGACGAACAGGCCGACGTACGGGATCTGCCAGGGCTCGCCGTCCGCTGGGCCGACTGCCGTTTCGCCTTCTGGAACGCGGTCACCCTGACCGAGACGGGGACCGACGCGACGCTCCTGGAGAAGCGGCTGCGACAGGCGGCGGACATCATGGGGTCCAAACGGCAACCGGGCTTCCTGTGGCTGTTCGAGGATCTGCTCGCCGACGACGCACGCGCGGCCCTGGAAGAGGCCGCGGAACGCGCGGGCCTGGCCTACGCCTTCCCCGGCACCGGTATGGCCGGCGACCTGCTGCCCATCCCTGAACCCCACCACCCGGACCTGACGTTCGAGCGGGTCACCACCGACGAACACCTCCTGGCCTACGCGGACCTCAATTCACGCGCCTACGGCTTCCCCCTGGAGGACGGCCGCGACGGACTGGCCGGCTCCGCCCTGTGGAAGCAGGAGGTGTACGCGTACCTGGCGCTGCGGGACGGCACACCGGTCGCCTGCGCCGCCACCGTCGAGGCCCAGGGCAGGCTCTTCGTCGTGCTCGTCGCCACCGACCCCGGCTGGCAGCGCCGCGGTTACGGCGAGGCGGTGACCCGCAAGGCGCTGTACGAGGGTGCCCGCGCCACCGGCCTCACGAGGGCAACCCTGCACGCGACCGCCGCCGGGGCACCGGTGTATCCGCGCATCGGTTTCGAGCCCAACTCCCCGATGCGCTTCTATGCGCTCAAGGGCTGA
- a CDS encoding Ohr family peroxiredoxin yields MAVSYTAVVDVDGEGRNGGQVRSSVAAGWAACFLGALRRAATTRRIRLTSTAITAEITLTHGDDGGFSLSAVLNPVLGGVDQATAQELAEAAHQICPYSKATRDNIPVTVNAGVAA; encoded by the coding sequence ATGGCAGTCAGCTACACCGCCGTTGTCGACGTCGACGGAGAAGGCCGCAACGGCGGCCAGGTCCGCTCCTCCGTGGCCGCCGGCTGGGCCGCCTGCTTCCTCGGCGCCCTGCGCCGCGCGGCCACCACTCGCAGGATCCGCCTTACCAGTACGGCCATCACCGCCGAGATAACGCTCACCCACGGCGACGACGGCGGGTTCTCCCTCTCCGCGGTCCTCAACCCCGTCCTCGGCGGCGTCGACCAGGCCACCGCCCAGGAGCTCGCCGAGGCCGCCCACCAGATCTGCCCGTACTCCAAGGCCACACGCGACAACATCCCAGTCACCGTCAACGCCGGCGTCGCCGCCTGA
- a CDS encoding VOC family protein translates to MDMKLEVVILPVSDVERAKGFYVEQLGWRLDADFPINDGYRIVQVTPPGSACSVIFGKGLTEQEAGTLHGLQLTVTDILKAKEELTSSGVEVVGPFRDETGAFHHAGDTHRVPGVHPERASYGTFAAFKDLDGNEWFLQEITERAPGR, encoded by the coding sequence GTGGACATGAAGCTCGAAGTCGTCATCCTGCCCGTCTCCGACGTGGAGCGGGCCAAGGGCTTCTACGTGGAGCAGCTCGGGTGGCGCCTGGACGCCGACTTCCCGATCAACGACGGCTACCGGATCGTTCAGGTCACCCCGCCCGGGTCCGCATGCTCGGTGATCTTCGGCAAGGGCCTCACCGAGCAGGAGGCCGGCACGCTCCATGGCCTTCAGCTGACCGTCACCGACATCCTCAAGGCCAAGGAGGAGTTGACCTCCAGCGGTGTGGAGGTCGTCGGCCCCTTCCGCGACGAGACCGGCGCCTTCCACCACGCCGGTGACACCCATCGGGTGCCCGGCGTGCACCCCGAGCGAGCCAGCTACGGCACCTTCGCCGCTTTCAAGGACCTCGACGGCAACGAGTGGTTCCTTCAGGAGATCACCGAGCGCGCCCCGGGCCGCTGA
- a CDS encoding alpha/beta hydrolase, producing the protein MVSIKGGRKRLLTGAVATAAAGLALGAFALSGTANGATETADAAGAAKHAKPTIILEHGAFADGSSWNGVIADLRADGYPVVAAANPLRGPASDAAALRTVLDHVKGPKIVVGHSYGGNVISAAATAAPEVKALVYVAAFLPAPGESALELTNKYPGSTLPAALDPVTYQQADGSTATDLYIQQDKFHHQFAADVPAGQAALMAAEQRPIAQAALEEKATTAAWKTKPSWDIITTEDLNIPPAVQRFMAKRAHAHTTEVAASHSVAVSHPHLVAAVIERAARATVR; encoded by the coding sequence GTGGTGAGTATCAAGGGTGGACGCAAGCGGCTGTTGACGGGGGCGGTCGCGACGGCCGCAGCGGGGCTCGCGCTCGGCGCGTTCGCCCTCAGCGGCACCGCCAACGGCGCGACCGAGACGGCCGATGCTGCCGGAGCGGCCAAGCACGCCAAGCCCACCATCATCCTGGAGCACGGAGCCTTCGCCGACGGATCCAGTTGGAACGGCGTCATCGCCGACCTGCGCGCCGACGGCTACCCGGTCGTCGCCGCCGCCAACCCACTGCGCGGCCCGGCCTCCGACGCCGCCGCCCTGCGCACGGTCCTCGACCACGTCAAGGGACCGAAGATCGTCGTCGGCCACTCCTACGGCGGCAACGTCATCAGCGCGGCCGCCACAGCCGCACCCGAGGTCAAGGCTCTGGTCTACGTGGCCGCCTTCCTGCCCGCCCCCGGCGAGAGCGCCCTGGAGCTCACGAACAAGTACCCGGGCTCCACGCTCCCCGCCGCCCTCGACCCGGTCACCTACCAGCAGGCCGACGGCTCCACCGCCACCGACCTGTACATCCAGCAGGACAAGTTCCACCACCAGTTCGCCGCCGACGTACCGGCCGGGCAGGCAGCCCTGATGGCCGCCGAGCAACGTCCCATCGCCCAGGCAGCCCTGGAGGAGAAGGCCACCACCGCGGCCTGGAAGACCAAGCCCAGCTGGGACATCATCACCACCGAAGACCTCAACATCCCCCCGGCCGTGCAGCGCTTCATGGCCAAGCGCGCCCACGCGCACACCACCGAGGTCGCCGCGTCCCACTCCGTCGCCGTCTCACACCCACATCTGGTGGCCGCCGTGATCGAGCGCGCTGCCCGCGCAACTGTCCGCTGA
- a CDS encoding aldehyde dehydrogenase, with amino-acid sequence MITYDRLFVGGSWVEPSDPEPLDIPSPHDRSVIGRAVQARPADVDQAVAAARASFEEGVWRLTPPAERIAALRRFNALREENAERVARLISLENGSAGWFTRAGQPGLTRQANAYLRAAEEFAWEETLAPSDPQSPVRSVVRREAVGVVAAVIPWNSPFSSATSKIIPALLAGNSVILKVSPENSLSMGFLAELLERVGLPEGVISVLPADRETSEYLVSHGDVDKIAFTGSTRAGRRIAAIAGEQLKRVSLELGGKSAAVILPDADIDRAVAGLKFGSLLNNGESCIAQTRILAPRSRYEEVVAALKELVESLKVGDPNEPDTFIGPMIRPDQQERVRGYIQLGIEEGARLVTGGPQVPEDLEKGNYVTPTVFADVDNSMRIAQEEIFGPVLVVIAYDDEDDAVRIANDSEYGLSGGVWSADEEHALAVARRIRTGTVTVNGASVAFDGPFGGFKASGIGREYGAVGLGTYTEYKTITV; translated from the coding sequence ATGATCACCTACGACCGGCTCTTCGTCGGAGGCAGCTGGGTCGAGCCGAGCGACCCGGAACCGCTCGACATCCCCTCGCCGCACGACCGGTCAGTGATCGGCCGTGCGGTACAGGCGCGACCGGCGGACGTGGACCAGGCGGTAGCCGCGGCACGAGCCTCATTCGAGGAGGGTGTGTGGCGCCTGACTCCGCCCGCGGAGCGCATCGCCGCCCTACGGCGGTTCAACGCGCTGCGTGAGGAGAACGCGGAGCGTGTCGCGCGGCTGATCTCACTGGAGAACGGTTCGGCGGGCTGGTTCACCCGGGCCGGCCAGCCGGGCCTGACCCGGCAGGCGAACGCCTATCTGAGGGCGGCGGAGGAGTTCGCCTGGGAGGAGACGCTCGCGCCCTCCGACCCCCAGTCCCCGGTGCGCAGTGTGGTGCGCCGGGAGGCGGTCGGCGTCGTGGCCGCGGTGATTCCGTGGAACTCGCCGTTCTCATCGGCCACTTCGAAGATCATCCCCGCTCTGCTCGCCGGTAACTCCGTGATTCTCAAGGTGTCTCCGGAGAACTCGCTCAGCATGGGTTTCCTGGCCGAGTTGCTGGAGCGGGTCGGCCTGCCCGAGGGCGTGATCAGCGTGCTGCCCGCCGACCGGGAGACCAGCGAGTACCTGGTCTCCCACGGGGATGTCGACAAGATCGCCTTCACCGGCTCGACGCGGGCCGGCCGCCGTATCGCCGCGATCGCGGGCGAGCAGCTCAAGCGGGTCAGTCTGGAGCTGGGCGGCAAGTCCGCCGCCGTCATCCTGCCGGACGCCGACATCGACAGGGCCGTGGCGGGCCTGAAGTTCGGTTCGCTGCTCAACAACGGTGAGTCCTGCATCGCCCAGACCCGCATCCTGGCCCCGCGCAGCCGGTACGAGGAGGTGGTGGCCGCCCTGAAGGAGCTGGTCGAGTCGTTGAAGGTCGGCGACCCGAACGAGCCCGACACCTTCATCGGCCCGATGATCCGCCCCGACCAGCAGGAACGGGTGCGCGGCTACATCCAACTCGGCATCGAGGAGGGCGCCCGCCTGGTCACCGGTGGCCCTCAGGTCCCCGAGGACCTGGAGAAGGGCAACTACGTCACCCCGACCGTCTTCGCCGACGTCGACAACTCCATGCGGATCGCGCAGGAGGAGATCTTCGGCCCGGTCCTGGTGGTCATCGCCTACGACGACGAGGACGACGCCGTCCGGATCGCCAACGACTCGGAGTACGGCCTGTCCGGCGGCGTCTGGTCCGCCGACGAGGAGCACGCCCTGGCGGTGGCCCGTCGTATCCGTACCGGCACTGTGACGGTCAACGGCGCCTCCGTCGCCTTCGACGGCCCGTTCGGCGGCTTCAAGGCGAGCGGGATCGGCCGGGAGTACGGGGCAGTCGGCCTCGGCACCTACACCGAGTACAAGACCATCACCGTCTGA